One window of Akkermansia biwaensis genomic DNA carries:
- a CDS encoding ABC transporter ATP-binding protein — translation MREQSTQGQEPAAQNIVHLWREYLRPYKLTLAGAVLGGVIAALSSGFGIPAILQSVFSVIFDGEPLPIYAERIMLLFVRPEELPWLTVWVAAALLPLVVVVRGLSSFVNVYLLSKIGLGVLETIRLKVYRKFQDLSLSFHDRCQRGDLLSRLMQDTQFLQGGLVQIANDLIIQPLTLLGALGFLVYKASVSQQFLILLANMLLVGACVIPIRYIGKKMLVRARTVQASQGDLSSTLQENFSSQRDIRAFELEQQQTNLFKNRIRRYIQASISVVRWQSLLTPLIEFVSAVAMAATLFVANMNGMSMGDFASLATAMYLCYEPVKRLGAVHNKAETLKAGLERINEVLHAADDVPEPQNPKSPEEWKGEVEFNNVCFSYQEDAPVMRNIDVRIPAGQVVALVGPSGAGKTTFINLLCRFYDVLSGSVKVDGVDVREMSKRDLLSHIALVSQYPVLFRGSVADNIRIGRPEASDKEVEQAGRMSAVDSFVNETGEGYGRLIGEMGEGLSGGQRQRVSLARAFLKDAPILVLDEATASLDMKSEELIQKEIEKLASGRTTFIIAHRFSTIRMADRILVLEGGRIAADGTHEELMEKSPLYRDLYTKQQMIAEEEGGTSC, via the coding sequence ATGAGGGAACAGTCAACACAGGGGCAGGAACCCGCTGCGCAGAACATCGTGCATTTATGGCGCGAATACCTTCGCCCTTACAAGTTAACCCTGGCGGGAGCCGTGCTCGGGGGCGTTATCGCCGCCCTTTCCAGCGGCTTCGGCATTCCGGCGATCCTGCAGTCGGTATTCTCCGTGATCTTTGACGGGGAACCGCTCCCCATCTATGCGGAACGCATCATGCTGTTGTTCGTGCGGCCTGAGGAACTGCCGTGGCTGACCGTCTGGGTGGCGGCAGCCCTGCTGCCCCTTGTCGTGGTGGTCCGCGGCCTGTCTTCCTTCGTCAATGTCTATTTGTTGTCCAAAATAGGGCTGGGCGTGCTGGAAACCATCCGGCTCAAGGTGTACAGGAAATTTCAGGACCTCTCCCTTTCCTTCCATGACCGTTGCCAGCGGGGGGACCTGCTGAGCCGTCTGATGCAGGATACCCAGTTTCTCCAGGGCGGCCTGGTCCAGATTGCCAATGATCTGATCATCCAGCCCCTCACCCTGTTGGGTGCTCTGGGATTTCTGGTTTACAAGGCGTCCGTCAGCCAGCAGTTTCTGATTCTGCTGGCCAACATGCTTCTGGTGGGGGCCTGCGTGATCCCCATCCGCTATATCGGCAAAAAGATGCTTGTCCGCGCACGTACGGTGCAGGCCAGCCAGGGGGATCTTTCCTCCACGCTCCAGGAAAATTTTTCTTCCCAGCGGGACATCCGCGCCTTTGAACTGGAACAGCAGCAGACCAACCTCTTTAAAAACAGGATACGCCGTTATATCCAGGCTTCCATCAGTGTGGTCCGGTGGCAGAGCCTGCTGACGCCCCTGATTGAATTCGTCAGCGCCGTTGCCATGGCCGCCACCCTCTTTGTCGCCAACATGAACGGGATGAGCATGGGGGACTTCGCCTCCCTGGCTACGGCCATGTACCTTTGCTATGAGCCGGTCAAAAGGCTGGGAGCGGTCCACAACAAGGCGGAAACCCTCAAAGCCGGGCTGGAGCGCATTAATGAAGTGCTGCATGCCGCGGACGACGTTCCCGAACCGCAAAACCCGAAGAGTCCGGAAGAATGGAAGGGGGAAGTCGAATTCAACAACGTCTGTTTCAGTTATCAGGAAGATGCCCCGGTCATGCGGAATATTGACGTCCGCATTCCGGCGGGGCAGGTGGTTGCCCTCGTCGGCCCCAGCGGGGCGGGGAAAACGACTTTCATCAACTTGCTGTGCCGTTTTTACGACGTGCTCTCCGGTAGCGTGAAGGTGGATGGAGTGGACGTGCGGGAAATGAGCAAAAGGGACTTGCTGTCCCACATTGCGCTGGTGTCCCAGTATCCCGTCCTGTTCCGTGGGTCCGTGGCGGACAACATCCGCATAGGCCGCCCGGAAGCTTCGGACAAAGAAGTGGAACAGGCAGGGAGGATGTCCGCCGTGGACAGTTTTGTGAATGAGACTGGGGAAGGCTACGGCCGCCTGATCGGCGAGATGGGGGAAGGGCTCTCCGGCGGACAGCGTCAACGCGTGTCCCTGGCCAGGGCGTTTCTGAAAGACGCTCCCATTCTGGTGCTGGATGAAGCCACGGCGTCCCTGGACATGAAGAGCGAGGAACTGATCCAGAAAGAAATCGAGAAGCTGGCTTCAGGAAGGACCACCTTCATCATCGCCCACCGGTTCAGCACCATCCGCATGGCGGACCGCATTCTGGTTCTGGAAGGAGGGCGCATTGCCGCGGACGGCACGCATGAGGAACTCATGGAAAAATCTCCCCTGTACCGGGATCTTTACACCAAGCAGCAAATGATTGCGGAAGAGGAAGGAGGCACGTCATGTTAA